One window of Triticum dicoccoides isolate Atlit2015 ecotype Zavitan chromosome 5A, WEW_v2.0, whole genome shotgun sequence genomic DNA carries:
- the LOC119297754 gene encoding keratin, type I cytoskeletal 13-like yields MAVLLRARSHLLSGAIRRSLLGERGRGARRFSTDPTTVGEAAATGRGATTGGTAANTSGVPTKTNGGGPANGRGAANGGGGASGGGAPANGGGGAVTGSGNGSGGCGCAAVADLRTDVFTEVGRVRGCYNTLAEVDEKLMAEITSVKLEAAMNQVRSKEKLVTTIYTMFGSAVAFTFAGATLIGGYVHDFVVHEAAKEVRAKLRLDKAKGTTPPPAAPPAAGSPPK; encoded by the exons ATGGCCGTCCTCCTCCGCGCACGCTCCCACCTCCTCTCCGGCGCCATCCGCCGCAGCTTGCTCGG GGAGCGCGGGCGCGGCGCGCGAAGGTTCTCGACCGACCCAACCACCGTCGGCGAGGCTGCAGCCACCGGCCGCGGTGCGACGACCGGCGGGACCGCCGCAAACACCAGCGG GGTTCCGACGAAGACGAACGGCGGCGGGCCAGCGAATGGACGAGGGGCGGCGAACGGCGG GGGTGGAGCGAGCGGAGGTGGGGCTCCggccaacggcggcggcggcgcggtcacCGGCTCAGGCAACGG GAGCGGTGGATGCGGATGCGCTGCGGTGGCGGACCTGCGGACGGATGTATTCACCGAGGTGGGGAGGGTGCGGGGCTGCTACAACACCCTCGCCGAGGTGGATGAGAAGCTGATGGCGGAAATAACGAGCGTTAAGCTGGAAGCCGC CATGAACCAAGTGCGATCCAAAGAGAAACTTGTTACTACAATTTACACGATGTTTGGATCCGCCGTCGCCTTCACTTTTGCGGGCGCCACTCTGATTGGGGGCTACGTGCACGACTTCGTCGTGCACGAAGCTGCCAAGGAAGTACGCGCCAAGCTTCGTCTGGACAAGGCCAAGG GCACGACGCCTCCTCCTGCAGCACCCCCGGCGGCGGGCAGCCCCCCCAAGTAG